Below is a window of Malania oleifera isolate guangnan ecotype guangnan chromosome 1, ASM2987363v1, whole genome shotgun sequence DNA.
TCAGCTGTTCAATCCATATATTCTTCTTGTTTGGCTCTTCCTTGCAAGCTTAGAAATCTCTCTCTTAGTAGCTATTCTTCTGCTTCTACTTGCTCCAACCCGGCCCCTTACAGGTCTCTCAGCTTCTCGGCAAACCTGTCTCACGATGTCTTCTCCAAAGGTGACGCATTGCCCCAGCCCGCCCCTTGTCACTCTCTCGTTTTGTCGGTTTTCAGTTTTTGGgtatgtgaatttcagggtgtttgTCGATGAGCACAACCCAGAAGCCAATTGGTAGCGCCGTAGTTTGCCAGGCAGCTCCAACGAAGAAAGCCGACTCGGCTGCGAAGAGAGCCCGTCAAGCTGAGAAAAGGCGCATCTACAACAAAGCTCGAAAGTCTGAAATCAGAACCCGGATGAAGAAGGTACCCCGTAATCCGGAATTTAGTATTTGAATTTATCTGTTTGTACTATACTTTCTTTTGTTTGTGAGAAAATTTAGGAACCCATTGATATGGTAAAAAAGGTTGTGCGGGGATGTGGGCGGGGTGCGAGGAATGTGAAATATTGGGTGTATTCGTAAAAATTTTCCAAGCTTCTAATAACGAATTTGTATGGAAATGCCTAGGGAATGTGGTTCATGGACTGGTGCAGCTTGCACCGTCGGTAAATGGAATAAGGATATTGGGAAACGGAGATCAGTAAAATTAAAGGGTGGTAGGAAATTAGACGAAATGAGATGGAAAGAGAGAATTGTAGGTAGATAGCAAAAGGGGTGGGGGAAGGAATTTAATTGTACTGAACTAACTGCAGGAAAATAATTGACTTAGAATGGAAATCCATACGAGCTTTTTGATCTTgaggaagattctttacaataaGAGCTCACCCCTCATTACTACTAATTACAATCCTTTTCTCCCAAGCTTCCTTACCTTAAGTAtccatttggatcaaggattatgcttggagaaaggaaaagaaaagaaaataagaaagaaaaatttattttcccttgtattttccttttctatgaattactataaaaaaatgaaagtttgctttaatatgaataaaaattgaaaaaactaaatattaatgatgtgtaaaattaaaattttgttcatagatttggtatattttttattttcttttccactttccttgataaccaaacatgaagaTGTGGattctttgatatttttctttcctttccataatattttccaagttccaaaagGAGCCTAATGGAATTACATTTccactaaaaaaaaaagaatctatTTAAAGATAAAAAAGAACAGAATAAAAATTAGATAAAGAATACCAATCCTAAACAATCATGAACTCTCTTCTCCCATACGAAGTTTTTTGATTATTGAGTTTAGTATAGTCTCCTTAACTTGGCTGATATATATGCATGTTAATTAACTAATACACGCAGCCACTTGGTCGCCCTGTAATAACTTCACTCGCTGCCAAGTGCCAAGCATTAGTTGAAAAACAACCACGGTTGGCTATGTATGGATGATGGTCCAATATTGAAACTTCTTGATTGGTACAACTTGTAGTCATTTAATGTATTGAGAAAAGGATTGCTCTTTGCTTGGACAAATTCACATGTTTCATTTGCTTGAGCCATGCATTCTTCACCTTAGATCCTTGATTTATCATGGCTTTGCAAAGACCACTTTGCATTTTGCTTCCTTGGCTGATTAACTCAACCATAATCAACATGAGTCCCACTTGACCATATCTAACTATTTATTTTCTGCCAACTTTTATTAACCAAATTGGCTTCGCTCATCATGAATTCATCCTAAATAAATTCATACCACTCAAACATaaaataagaattttattttttccttagCTGAGTGGTCTCTTGGTTAGTCAAATGACAATACAAACAATAACATGTTGAGTGGAAGGAGTATAATTCACCTTGCAGCCTTCCCAAGGATTTGGTTGAGCCATGACTTATGATGAACTAATTCATCAAAGTTTGGCCATTTTCAGATCCCTTGAGGGGCAAATGATGAGGGGCAAGTGTTTACCCAACCATTTGGCTGGATCCAATAGCTTGAGGGGCATCAGAATTCTTCTTTGGGCATTGTTACTATGATGATTATAAGGATCTTGCACTCGTCGATTATGTTGACAATTATGAAAATCCCAAGCTTGTGATAATGGAGAGGATCATGTGCTCGCCAATTATCTTGATGAGCACAAGAATACTTAGCCCACTAACAAAGAAGATTACGAGGATCCTGTGCTTGTTATTTTCACAATGATTATGAAAATTCCAacccaagctcataaaaaatgGAGGTTTATAAGGGTTTTGCTGTTGTTGTTCATCTAAACAATTATGAGAATCTCAAGCTTGTTAAACATGGAAGTGCCATTTATGAGGGCCCCATGTTTGCGCATCCTCCATAATATTTGGATCCTAAGCATGTCAATTATGAGGGCCTCATTCCCTATATAGAGGCTTCAATGATTGAAGAAACTGCATATTTAAATGAAGGTAAGTTTGTTGGAAAACCAATGATAATGAGCTATGTGAGGGGTTTAGAACCCAAATAAGGATGATTGAATTGTGCATATGACACCTAATAGGTTAAATAAGCTTTGAGAGGACATCTCTTAATCTTCCTTGACAGTTAGGTAAAGAGATGGGGGGCATTGTTTGTACCATTATTTGGTTGAGGAGATCAATTGGAAGAGGAAAAAGTAATGAAATTTATTGCTTATTATGGCCAAATGGTATAAGTTCATGTTGAACCAAGCCATTTGGGAGAATAcacttggaaaaaaaataaatagtaaaatatgGCCAAATAGGACTCATGTTTTTCATGGCTGAATTAACCTATCAAGGAAACGAAATGCTAAGAGACCAAAATTGCGTGTAGAAATAGATTTTTCCAAAGCAATGGCAAAGCAAAGATCTGCATGAGGAATGCATGACCCATGAAATGAACCATGTGAATTTGGTTAGGAAAAGTGTAATCCTTTTCTCAATAGATCAATTGAATGCAAATGTTATCCATCAAGTAGGGCCACAAATGAGCCAAACCGTTCGTGAGCTACTCAGTGCTCGGCTTGATAATGACTCGTTCGAGTGTGTTCATTAAGATAAATGAGCCAAGGTTGAGCTTAGATTTAAAGTTTGAAAACTAAAAGAGCCGAACTTGAGCGAGATGATACTCTACTTGCCAAGTTTGCGAGTCGCTCATTTAACTAGGTTGCAAGTTGGCTTATTTAAAAACTCAAACTAGGCTTGTTTAATAGGCTTCCAAGTTAACTAGTCAAAATTTATTCGCTTGCTTGCTCATTAAGAGGctcattaatttatatatttcGTTTGTAGTTCATTTTAAATTGACAAcatttcaaaagtattttatgccTAGCGATTActaattagtaattacatatttttattatcttttagaACTTATTTCAGATTGTAGGAACACAAATTATAATAttacatttatgttttaaataaactaaattatttatttgtttaaacTCCGCccgtgatgcacttaatgtcctaattttttcacacacaaccggtcccaagcccggataaaggaggagggttgcgttaggtagttgacggccagcgtaaaatttgttagatcactatgatatgaatccttactgaatatttgttggggcgtGCCCTACGagtgacgcgttgcacttgaagcacccgggtgtagtgaaaagtgggcAAAAGTGAGCTAGGTAGTCGCCCCaaagcgacgcgccgtgtcggcgTCCGgttacggtgtcaaatatgcgagggttcttgcattattctggacgtgggcaggtaaagacgttagttaaGGAAgctaagattagattagcaacttggaatatagggacacttacgggtaaaagtatggacattgtggatacaatgattagaagaagaattaatataatttgctttcaagaaactaagtgggtgggggagaaagttagagaaatctataaatcaggatttaaactttggtacactagaaaagaaaaaacataagaatggagtagacattattatagacaaaaacttaaaagatagcgttgtggatgtaactagagtaagggatagaattataaaaatcaagatggtattaggatgagataataaatatcattagtgcttatgctcctcaagttggcttagtagaaaatcttaagagacaattttggaaagatatggatagtattatacaaggcataccagggactgagaaaatatttataggaggagatctgaatggacacgttggaagagataataaaaattatgagaggatacatagaggatatggatatggagacgaaaatgagtctggggagatgatcttagattttgctatgtcatatgattttagtataatgaatacttgctttaagagaaaagaacacttaataacctttaaaagtggacgaaatagaagtcaaatagaattttttttttaaataggagagtagatcgtttatcatgcaaggattgtaaagttattccaggtgaaagcctaaccacacaacataaagtcttagtgttagatatatgtattaaaaaatggaagaaaaaaggataaaataaaccagtgtaagagaactagatgatcgaacctaaaaggagaaaatataataaaatttaaagataaaatgatcaaagatggggattggaccatagaggatgggatagatacaaatactctttggaatagattagctagctctatttaaaagatagcaaaagagattttaggtgaatcaaggggaagattcttgaatagcaaagagagttggtggtgggataaagatgtacaaaaaatcataaagacaaaaagaatttggtataaaacgtggaaaaaatgtagaaacagagataactttgaaaaatacaaggaggaaagaaaagatgcaaaaaaggccgttagtgaagctaaatatagatcatttaatagtttgtatgatagattaggtacaaaagaaggggaaagagatatatttaaacttgctaaagttagaaaaaggaagagtaaggacttaggaaatgtaaaatgtataaaaagtgaggatgatattgtcttggttaaggacgaagatattaaagaaagttggcgaagttactttagtaagttgtttaccgaaaaccaaatagaagacttaaacttagaattgtcaaatgaggaaaagattaaaaatataagatttatttgcaaaattagagttaataaaGTTAAGTTTgtattaaaaaagatgaaaaatgggaaagctatgggagttgataacatcccaattgaagtttggaaatgcttgggtgataacggaattatatggttaagtaatttatttaatacaattgtaaaaactaagaaagtgccatatgaatggaggaaaaacacttaaatacctatatacaaaaataaaagagatattcaaaattgtaataactatcgtggaattaaacttatgagtcatacgatgaaattatgggaaagagtagttgaacaaagattaaggttagaaatgaagatctcagaaaatcaatttggttttatgacTGGgggatctaccacaaaagctatttatcttttaagaagattaattgaaaagtttagggaaaagaagagggacttgcatatgatatttattgaccttgagaaagcatatgataggatacctagggaagttctatggtgggttttagaaaaaaaaggtgtatgttgtagaTATACCattgtcattaaggatatgtacgatggagtaatgactagtgtaaggactatagatggagaaactagagaatttccaattaccataggtgtacatcaaggatctgctttaagtccttatctttttgctttcttgatggaccaattgactaagagtattgaaaaggaggttccatggtgtatgttgtttgcagatgatattatattaattgatgaaactagggatcaagtagagactgagttagaattatggagagaagctttggaatctagaggctttaggataagtagaaataaaacagaatatatgaaatgtaattttagtaatgataggaggaatattggagacaaagttaaacttgatgatgaagaaataaatatcatttgtttcgatatcttggatctattatgcaagctgaaggagaaattgaagatgatgtaatgcatagagttaaagcaggttgggcataatggagaagtgtttcaagtgtgttatgtgatcatagaatacccttaaaattgaaagggaagttttataggacaactataagaccagctatgttatacggatcggaatgttggacgatgaagaaacataatatccaaaaagtaaaagttgccaagatgagaatgcttagatggatgagtggtataacattgaaagataaattaaggaatgaacatatttttggtaagttaggtgtagctcctatagaagataagataagggagggacgactcagatggtatgggcacttgcaacgtaggccacatagtgcacctgtgaggaagagtgacttagttactgtggggggcagtagaaggggtataggggtagacctaaaatgacttgagaggagatagttaataaggatttaatatccttgaatctatcaaaagaaatggtccatgatcgcataaattggcggaatatgattcatataaccgaccccacttagtgagactaaggcttggttttgttgttattgtttatttgtttacATTAATGAGTAGTTTTAGGTTTAATTTAAGGCTCATTAATGTATAACTAAAATTTTTATGGGATTAGAGGTGGCTCCTTTAGGCTCGTTTAAGACAACTATTATTCCTTGTATAATTTTATTCtgcttttatatttttctttaatgGAGTCCCTATTTGAGTGGAATGCGATTCTGGGATGGTAAAAACTCTTATGAGATGAGGATTGCATGTAAGTAAAGGGTCTCATTGGTAATGGTTTTCCTCAAGATCAAAACACCCATATCAGttaaattttatttcaattattttcttgcaattagtttactgcagttaaattccttaatttttataatattgtctAGTTCTCATCCTCTTCTTGCTACCTCCCTACAATTCCCTCTCTCTCAACAATTTCTATCTTCATTCATGTTTCACATATTCTTGTTCAGCTCACTGAGGATATGACATGGTTTCTAGTCACTAAATTGAATTTCCATAAATATTCCCAATTCCCAgtttgagaaaatttttattagaaACTGTTAGATCAccgctttacctaaaagcttaagctattaggttgtgtgccaacaatgtatatcaaactttaacactcccTCACACGTGCAGCTTGacaacacgtggagagataaaccgACAATAAATATCCATTACAAGGattacaattattatttttaaaacaccACATAGTAAacacaggcaacaagactagaacccaagacctcctagtaaccagctctaataccatgttagatcaccactttacttaaaagcttaatCTCTTAGGTTgaaggccaacaatgtatatcaagctttaacagaaACAGTATATTGGCATGCCTGGTGGGACTAGCATGGTGCAAAATATTAGGAATGAGAATAAGAATTTAGCCTCCAGGGACTCTTGGGGCCCCTCATGGAAGAGGTGCGGGCTAGTCAACATTGTTTGTGCCCTCAACTGCCTCACTGATGGTATTGCAGGGATGGTCATGACCCAGTTGTGGATGTCATTCACAGTGGTAAGGTTTCACACCCAAGTTGGCTGAACCATCACTTACGATCGAGACTAATGTGTCTGGTGCCTATCATCCTTAAATTTCTTTTGGGGCAAAACCTAAAGGGTTATCTCA
It encodes the following:
- the LOC131157890 gene encoding small ribosomal subunit protein bS20c; translation: MAVSAVQSIYSSCLALPCKLRNLSLSSYSSASTCSNPAPYRSLSFSANLSHDVFSKGCLSMSTTQKPIGSAVVCQAAPTKKADSAAKRARQAEKRRIYNKARKSEIRTRMKKALEALDVLKKKPDAQAEEVLPIEKLIGEAYSVIDKAIKVGTLHRNTGARRKSRLARRKKAVEIHHGWYTPAPTVNA